The Streptomyces tubercidicus DNA segment GCCACCTCCTCCGTGACCGGCGGCGGCGACGCCCCCTACACACCGGACGACCCCTTCTCCCCTGACGACCCCGCCGCAACCCGGAGCGGCCCCTCCCGCCCCACAGACCCCACGCCTCACACCGGCACCGGCTCCGACCCGTGCCCCACCCCGGCCGCCGTCCCCTGGCACACCGCCCGCCGCCTCGCCGCGCGCGCCGTCCCCGGGGCGCCCGAGCCCGAGACCGCGGCGCTCGGCGAGGCGCTCGGCCGTACGCTCGCCGCACCTCTCACCGCGCTCACCGACCTGCCGTCGTTCGACACCTCGGCCATGGACGGCTGGGCGGTCGCCGGCCCCGGCCCCTGGCGCCTGGACCGGCCCGCCGACGCCCCCGAGACCGGTCCGCCGTCGGGCATCCTCGCCGGTCACGCCTCCACGGCGGCACTCCTCGACGGCCATGCGATCCCGATCGCCACCGGCGCGCGCATCCCGTCCGGCGCCACCGCCGTACTGCGCAGCGAACAGGGCGAGGTCCGTGAGCTGGGCGACGGCGGACGACGGCTGTACGCACCGCGGCCCGCGCCGCCCGGCCAGGACATCCGCCCGCGCGGCCAGGAGTGCCGCCGCGGCGACCAACTGCTGCCCGCGGGCTGCCTGGTGACCCCCGCCGTCCTCGGCCTGGCCGCGGCGGCCGGCTACGACGAGCTGACCGCCTACCGCCGACCGCGGGCCGAAGTCTTCGTCCTGGGCGATGAGTTGCTGGGCCACGGGCTGCCGCGGGACGGCCGGATCCGCGATGCCCTCGGCCCGATGCTCGCCCCCTGGCTGCATGCGCTGGGCGTCGAGGCGGCGGCGCCCCGCCCGCTCGCCGACGACGCCGACACGCTGTACGCCGCCCTCGCGGAGTCCACCGCCGATGTGGTGATCACGACGGGTGGTACCGCGTCGGGTCCCGTCGACCATGTGCACCCGACACTGCGGCGGCTCGACGCGGAGGTACTGGTGGACGGGGTGGCGGTCCGTCCCGGCCACCCCATGCTGCTGGCCCGCCTGGCCCCGCGCCGCCATCTCGTCGGCCTGCCGGGCAACCCGCTCGCCGCCGTCTCCGGCCTGCTCACCCTCGCCGAGCCGCTGCTCCGTACGCTCGCCGCCCGCCGTCCCGCCGCGCCGTACCGCGCGCCGCTGGCTGCCGCAGTCACCGGGCACCCGCAGGACACCCGCCTCGTTCCGGTGGCCTACCGCGACGACGAGCGGCGCGGTCTGACGGTGCTGCCGCTGCGCTTCCACGGCCCGGCCATGCTGCGCGGGATCGCCGCCGCCGATGCGCTGGCCGTCGTCCCGCCCGGGGGCGCGGAGCGCGGCACCGAGCTCGAACTCCTGGAATTCCCCTGGTCAGCGGGCTGGTCGGCAGGCTGGACGCCGGACCGGTCCGCCGCCGGGAGCCCGTACGACCCCACTGAGGCCACCGGAGGCCGCGCGTGAAGCTCCCGTCCCAGGACGCCGCGGCGCGGGAGGTGCCCGAGGACCGTTCGCACCGGGTGGTGCTGCCGCGCGCCGCCCCCAAGCCGCCGCTGCGGCAGGTCGCCCGCCGACTGCTGATGGCGCTGCTGGTGCTGCTCGCGACGGTCTTCATCGTCTGGATCGACCGCAACGAGTACCACGACAACGCCGACAGCAAGGTCGACCTGCTCGACTGCTTCTACTACGCGACCGTCACGCTCTCGACCACCGGCTACGGCGACATCGTCCCGTACGGCGACAGTGCGCGGCTGCTGAACATCCTGCTCATCACGCCGCTCCGCGTGCTGTTCCTGATCATCCTGGTCGGCACCACACTGGAAGTGCTGACCGAGCGCACCCGCGAGCAGTGGCAACTGAAACGCTGGAGAAACGCCTTGCGCGACCACACCGTCATCGTCGGCTTCGGGACGAAGGGCCGTTCCGCGGCCCAGACCCTGTGTGTGACGGGGCTGCACCGCGACCGCATCGTCATCGTCGACCCCAGCAGCAAGGTGATCGAAGCGGCGGTGGCCGACGGGTTCGCGGGGGTGGTCGGCGATGCGACCCGCAGCGATGTGCTCCTCCGGGCCGAGATCCAGCGCGCCCACCAGGTCGTGATCGCCACGCAGCGCGATGACACCGCCGTGCTGGTCTCGTTGACCGCCCGTCAGCTCAACAAGCGGGCGAATATCGTCGCGGCGGTGCGCGAGGAGGAGAACGCCCCGCTGCTGCGGCAGTCCGGCGCCAACTCCGTGATCACGTCGGCCAGCGCGGCCGGCCGGCTGTTGGGGCTCTCCGTGCACAGCCCCAGCGCGGGCACCGTCATGGAGGATCTGATCCAGCAGGGCAGCGGCCTCGACCTGGTGGAACGCACGGTGGTGAAGGCGGAGGTCGGCAAGTCCGTACGGGAGACCGACGACCTGGTGGTCTCCGTGCTGCGTGGCCACCGCCTCCTCGGCTACGACGATCCGGAGGCCAGTCCGCTGCAGAGCACCGACCGTCTGATCACCATCGTGCGGGCGGCCCCGGCGGACGCGGGGGACCCCTCCGGCAAGCAGAGCACCAAGCCGACCCTCCCCGGTACCGGCGTCGCCCCGATGCGCCGTGCGGATGAATAACCGCACGTAGCGCGGGGGCAGCGGGCCGACCCTGCGGTAGTCGTCGGCCCCCGCACCGTCGCCCCGTGCGCGGACGGCGAGTAGCCTCGCGCCCATGCGAGCGATCACTATCCCGGAGCCCGGTGGCCCCGAAGCACTTGTCTGGGCGGACGTGCCCGATCCGCAGCCCGCCGAGGGCGAGGTCCTGATCGAGGTCGCGGCCAGCGCCGTGAACCGCGCCGACCTGCTCCAGCGCCAGGGCTTCTACGATCCGCCGCCCGGCTCCTCCCTCTATCCGGGTCTGGAGTGCTCGGGACGGATCAGCGCGCTCGGCCCCGGTGTGCACGGCTGGGCCGTCGGCGACGAGGTGTGTGCGCTGCTGGCGGGCGGCGGATACGCGGAGAAGGTCGCCGTCCCGGCCGGACAGCTGCTGCCGGTGCCGGCCGGCGTGGACCTGGTCACGGCCGCGGCGCTGCCCGAGGTGACCTGCACGGTCTGGTCGAACGTCTTCATGATCGCGCATCTGCGCCCCGGTGAGACGCTGCTGGTCCACGGCGGTGCCAGCGGCATCGGCACGATGGCGATCCAGCTCGCCAAGGCCGTCGGCGCACGGGTCGCGGTGACCGCGGGCGGCCCCGAGAAGCTGGCCCGCTGCGCCGAGCTGGGTGCGGACATCCTCATCGACTACCGCGAACAGGACTTCGTCCAGGAGATCCGCAAGGCCACCGATGGCAAGGGCGCGGACGTCATCCTCGACATCATCGGCGCCAAATATCTCCAGCGGAACGTCAAGGCGCTGGCGGTCAGCGGACGGCTGGCGATCATCGGGCTGCAGGGCGGGGTGAAGGCGGAGCTGAATCTCGCCGCCCTGATGGCCAAGCGTGCCGCGATCACCGGCGCCGGGCTGCGCGCCCGCCCGCTGAACGAGAAGGCGGCCATTGTCGCCGCGGTACGGGAGCACGTCTGGCCGCTGATCGCCAACGGTCAGGTCCGGCCGATCCTGGACCGTGTGATCCCGATGGCGGACGCCGCTGAGGCACACCGGGTCGTGGACGCGAGTGCCCATGTCGGCAAGGTCGTCCTGACGGTCTGAGCTGACGGCCGCCCCTGGCCCCCTCGCGCTGTCCGCGTCCGCCCCTCCCGCGTATGAGCCCGGTAACCCGCCCGACTTGTCCAAGATGCCGTGAATCTCGTCACATGTGACGCTGGGCAGGTCACTCGACGGCTCGGCACGGGAGGGGCACTGTGGTCGCTCCAGGATTCCGTTCGCGCATCGCCACCGGTCTGTTGGTGGCTGCCGTCGTCCTGCCCGTTCCGATAGGAGCCACCTCCGCGGTGGCCGCGGACCGGCGGGCCACACCGGTCGACCGGCCCCCGCATCTCGCCCGCCCCGGCGATCCGCCCGACGATGTCCCGGGTGACGTCGGCGCCGACGGTTTTGGCCTCGACGGGTTCGACGACTTCGAGGGCGCCGTACCACCGGCCGAGGGGTCCGCAGTGCGGGGGCGGGCCGGACACCGCGGACACCCGGGGGCCCCGGTGCGGATCCCGGGGCTGCCGGACCGCTACCCCGGCCTGCCGAATGCCATCCCGGGCTTCCCGCACCGGCCGCATCACCACTTCGGGGGGCTCCGCGGGCACGGACGGTGGCACCACCACCCGCATCACCCGTTCGGCCCGCGCTTCCCCGTGCCGGGCCCGCCGGACTCCGTCCCGGGGCCCGACGGCGGCAGCGCCGACTTCCCGATCCCCGGCCGGTACGGGCCTCCCGCCGCGGCGGGTGCGCACGACACCGACCGTGTGCACTCGCGGCCCGGTCGGCGTGCTCCGAAGTCGAAGCACCGCAAGCCCTCGGCGTCCGCCTCGCACTCGGCGGCCACCCCGCCACGGTCCTCCCCCTCGCGCCGCTTCGATGTCGGGGACCGGTTCACCCGCCGCTCCTACGAGGCCCTGCCGCCCCTCCCGACGCCCGCCCCGAAGGGATCCCGCTCCGCATCGGAGAGCGTGGATGACGATGCGGCGGCAACGGCGACCCCGTACGCCATGGAGACCCCCGGGGCACCGGTCGAGCGGGTTCTCCCGATGGGCGCCGGCCTGGCCCTCACCGGTCTGGGGCTGGCCTTCTTCGCTCTGCGGCTGCGCCGGGGCTGATGATTTCGGCGGTTTCACGTGAAACGGCGAGAATCCGCTGTTTCACGTGAAACAGCGGCGGCCGGGTCCGTTCCGAAGGGTGGATCACCTTCTCCCCGGGGCACCACCTGTCCGGAGCCCGCGTACGAGAGAATGGCGGCATGGATATGCCGATGAATGAACGGTCGCAGGAGAATCCGCACGTCCTGGTGGTCGGCCCGGACGGCATGGCGCTCGGCGGCGCGGGCTCCGGCGGCGGGGAAGACGGCGAAGAGTCCCGGGAGACTCCCTTGACGGACATGGTCGAACAGCCTGCGAAGGTCATGCGCATCGGCAGCATGATCAAGCAGCTGCTGGAAGAGGTGAAGGCCGCTCCGCTGGACGAGGCGAGCCGGGTCCGGCTCAAGGAGATCCACTCCAGTTCGGTCAAGGAGCTGGAGGACGGTCTGGCGCCCGAGCTGGTCGAGGAGCTGGAGCGGCTGTCGCTGCCGTTCACCGATGAATCGGTGCCGACGGATTCCGAGCTGCGCATTGCCCAGGCCCAGCTGGTCGGCTGGCTGGAGGGCCTCTTCCACGGCATCCAGACCGCACTGTTCGCCCAGCAGATGGCGGCCCGTGCCCAGCTGGAGTCGATGCGCCGTGCGCTGCCGCCCGGTGCCATGCCGATGGAGGGCGAGGACGGCCAGCCCGGTCACGGCGGCGCCCGCTCGGGCCCGTACCTCTGAGCCGGGTTTGATCCTTCAGCGACCCGCAGCAAGCAGACGGGGTCGGCACGCGGTGCGCGTGCCGACCCCGTCGTGTCCGTGCCGTGGTTAGTAGTGCCCCGTCGAGACGGTCAGTTCGATGGTCTCGCCGCTCTTCGGGTCCCACCGCTCAAGGCTCGCCGGCTTCGTCTCTATGACGGTGTTCTTGGCCGTGTACCCACGGTTCTCTTCCGTGACCTTGTACTTCCAGCCCGCCGCCTTGAGGCAGGACTTCACCGAGTCCAGGTTCTTGTAGGTGAGGAACGGGAAGTAGATCTTCTTCGGTTCGCTGTAGGGAGAGTCCGGCTTGGTGCACTCGGTTGAGTCAACCGTCTTCGTCTTGTCCTCAGGCATGACGCTCTGGGTGGGGGACGACGAGTAGGAGTAGCTCGATGTCGGGCTGTCCGGGTCGTCGCTTCCACCGGCGCTCAGACCGATGCCGACCGCGATCGCGGTGACCACGATGACACCGACGATCGCCGAGACGACGATCACCGCGGAGTTGTTCTTCCGCGCGGCCGGACGGCCGGTCGGCGGCATCGTGGGTGCCGTCGGCGGCGGGGTGTAGGCCGGGGGCTGGTAGCCCCCCGCCTGGAACGGCGCCGGACCCGGAACGGGGCCCGGCGCGGGCGTCGAGTAGCCGTTGTTCGGCGGTGGCGGGGGCGTCGGGTAGCCGTTGTTCGGCGGCGGGGACGTCGAGGGACCGTAGGCGGCCTGTGTCGGCTGGTACGGCTGCTGCACGCTCGGCGGGGCCGGGGTGTGCGGGTTGCCGGTGGCGCTGGGGAAGACCGCGGAGGAGACCGACGCACCGCTGGTGCGCGCCCGAGGGCCCTCGCCGATGATCAGCGGCGTCGCACCGGACTGCCCGGACCCGACGATCCGCAGGCACTCGTCCCGCATCGCCTCGGCGGTGGGGAACCGTTCGTTGGGGTTCTTCTTCAGCGCGCGGGCCACCAGCGCGTCCACAGCCGGCGGCAGCGCGCTGTTGATGCTCGACGGGACCGGGGGCTCTTCCTGGACATGGGCGTAGGCGATGGCGAGCGGGGAGTCCGCGTCGAACGGCAGCTGGCCGGTCACCAGCTCGAAGAGCATGATGCCGACGGAGTAGAGGTCGGAGCGGGCATCCACACCGCGGCCCAGCGCCTGCTCCGGCGACAGATACTGCGGGGTGCCGACGACCATGCCGGTCTGCGTCATGGACGTCACACCGGACTGCATGGCGCGGGCGATGCCGAAGTCCATGACCTTGACCACGCCGCGCTTGTTCAGCATCACATTGCCGGGCTTGATGTCCCGGTGGACCAGGCCCATTTCATGGCTGACCTCCAGCGCGGCCAGCACATCGCCGGTGATCTTCAGGGCCTTTTCGGTCGGCATCGCGCCATGTTGCGCGACGTCCGTGTCCAGATCGGAGCGCAGCGGCTGGCCCGCGACGTACTCCATGACGATGTACGGGACCATGCCGCCGTCGAGCTCGTCCTCACCGGAGTCGAAGACGGAGACGATATTGGTGTGCGTGAGCTTCGCCACGGACTGGGCTTCACGGCGGAAGCGCTCACGGAAGGCCTGCTCGCGGCCGAGCTCGGTATGCAGCGTCTTGATCGCGACCTCGCGGTCCAGCACGCTGTCGTAGGCGAGGTGGACGGACGCCATTCCGCCCGCGCCGAGAAGATCACGAAGCTGGTAACGTCCTCCGCCGACCGAACGGCCCTCGAATTGGCCCTGAGCGCCGTCCTGGCTCATCGTTCCGCTTCCCCCTAGGCGCACTACCCGCACGTATAGCGATCAAAATCTGGAATTTCGCAGCCAAGTCTGCCCCAGGCCCCGGACACGTCAAGCTGTGTGCCCGTTCCGTGACCAGATGTGCAAGATCCCGTCACGGCCGCGCGACCTTTTGGCGCCCGATTACCCCCGGTGAACTTGCGATATGTGACTTCCCGAGAGTTTGATGGCCGGTCCACGACGGACCGGTGGGTGCCGCGGAACCTGTAGCGTGCTCTAGCGAAGACCGATGACCTTACCGCTCTCATGCGGATTGATTCGACGGCGAGGACCGATGGCACCGACGCAGAGCCCCCAGGGCCCGTCCGATCCTGAGGCCACCGGCTCCAATATCCCCGACGCACCGGAGATGTGGGGCAATGGCGGGCTGGTCGGCGATGGCCGCTACCGGCTCACGCGACGGCTGGGCCGCGGTGGCATGGCGGAGGTGTTCGCAGCCGAGGATGTCCGTCTCGGCCGTACCGTCGCCGTGAAGCTGCTGCGTGCCGACCTCGCCGAGGACCCGGTTTCCAAGGCCCGCTTCACGCGTGAGGCGCAGTCCGTGGCCGGACTGAACCACCACGCCGTGGTCGCGGTCTACGACTCCGGTGAGGATCTGGTCGGCGGCAACACCGTGCCGTACATCGTGATGGAGCTGGTCGAGGGCCACACCATCCGCGATCTGCTGCTGAACGCCGACGCCCCGCCGCCGGACCAGGCGCTGATCATCGTCTCCGGTGTGCTGGAGGCGCTGGCCTACAGCCACCAGCACGGCATCGTGCACCGTGACATCAAGCCCGCGAACGTGATCATCACGAACAGCGGCGCCGTCAAGGTCATGGACTTCGGCATCGCCCGTGCGCTGCACGGCGCGCAGTCCACCATGACCCAGACCGGCATGGTCATGGGCACCCCCCAGTACCTCTCCCCGGAGCAGGCGCTCGGCAAGACCGTCGACACCCGCTCCGACCTCTACGCCACCGGCTGTCTGCTCTACGAACTCCTCGCACTGCGGCCGCCGTTCACCGGTGAGACCCCGCTCTCGGTCGTCTACCAGCATGTGCAGGACATGCCGGTGCCGCCGTCCCAGGTCGCCGACGCGGTGCCGCCGGAGCTGGACGGCCTGGTCATGCGGTCGCTGGCGAAGGACCCCGACGACCGCTTCCAGTCCGCCGAGGAGATGCGCGGCCTGGTCCAGTACTCGCTCCAGATGCTGCACGAGCAGGGCGGCCACACCGGCACCTGGAGCACCGGCCCGGTCGCCGTGCACGAGGGTGGCCTCACCCCGTCCATGGGCGCCGCCGCCACCACGGCGATGCCGCACCCCAACGCCGGCCAGACCACGGCGCAGCCGATCCTGACGCCCGGTATGCGTGATGACGACGGTGGTTTCGACGGCGGGCCCCGGCCGGCCAAGGGCGGCCGCGGCAAGATCTGGCTGATCGCGGTACTGGCGGTGATCGCCATCGCGATGGGTGTGGCCTTCGCGATGCAGAACACCGGCGGCCAGGACCAGAAGCAACAGACTCCGCACACGCAGTCGCCGAAGCCGCAGAAGGACAAGGAGACGAGCGAGCCGCCGACGGAGGAGCCGGACACTCCGCAGTCCGAGCCCGAGGACACCGGCGATGACAGCGGTACCTACTCCCAGCCGCCGACGGATGAGCCGAGCGTGCCGCAGAAGCCGAGCACGCCGCAGACCTCGGAGCCGCCGACGTCCGAGCCGCCGACGTCCGAGGCGCCCACGGACCCCACGAACCCCACCGACCCCACCGGCGGGACCGACGACGGGGGCACCGGTGACGGGGGCGCCGGTGACGCCGGCCCGGACACCGGTATCACAGCGGGGGCGAACGGCTGACGGACGCCGCTTCGCCGCTTCAGCGGGTGAAGGCGTTCCGTACGGCCCGGTACTCGCGGGTCCACCACACGGCCAGTGCGGCCGCCGCCGGGAACTGTGGATCGGTGCGGCGGTCGCCCAGCTGGTAGCGCCAGGTGAGCATCCAGAAATCGTTCAGCCGCTCCCACCACACCCGGTGGACGGCCGCGGCGAGTTCCTCGGCACCGGCCCCGCAGGCGCTGCGGTAGGCGCCCGCGTACGCCGCCACCTTGCCCAGGTCCAGCGTGCCGCAGGGGCGTACGAAGAAGATCGCGGCGGCCCGTACCGCCTCCTCGGCGCGCGGCTGGACGCCCAGCCGGTCCCAGTCGACGATCGCGGTCGGTTCGGTGCCCCGGTAGAGCACGTTCAGCGGGTGGAAGTCTCCGTGCACCCAGCCCGCGGGGGGCTCCGCGCCGGGGGCCGGACGGCGGTGCGCCTGCTGTGCCAGCAGGGCCCGGCGCTCCAGCAGACGGTGTTCGGCGAGTTCGTCGAAGCTGGTGCGCGGCCGGGCGCCGCGGGCCAGGGCCAGCAGCTCGTCGATCGTCTCGAAGGTCCGCTCGGGGGCGGCGCCGGCGTCCGCGCAGGGCGGCCGGGGCGGGTGCGGTTCGTCCGCCATGACCTCCTCCAGTG contains these protein-coding regions:
- a CDS encoding protein kinase domain-containing protein codes for the protein MAPTQSPQGPSDPEATGSNIPDAPEMWGNGGLVGDGRYRLTRRLGRGGMAEVFAAEDVRLGRTVAVKLLRADLAEDPVSKARFTREAQSVAGLNHHAVVAVYDSGEDLVGGNTVPYIVMELVEGHTIRDLLLNADAPPPDQALIIVSGVLEALAYSHQHGIVHRDIKPANVIITNSGAVKVMDFGIARALHGAQSTMTQTGMVMGTPQYLSPEQALGKTVDTRSDLYATGCLLYELLALRPPFTGETPLSVVYQHVQDMPVPPSQVADAVPPELDGLVMRSLAKDPDDRFQSAEEMRGLVQYSLQMLHEQGGHTGTWSTGPVAVHEGGLTPSMGAAATTAMPHPNAGQTTAQPILTPGMRDDDGGFDGGPRPAKGGRGKIWLIAVLAVIAIAMGVAFAMQNTGGQDQKQQTPHTQSPKPQKDKETSEPPTEEPDTPQSEPEDTGDDSGTYSQPPTDEPSVPQKPSTPQTSEPPTSEPPTSEAPTDPTNPTDPTGGTDDGGTGDGGAGDAGPDTGITAGANG
- a CDS encoding molybdopterin molybdotransferase MoeA — translated: MTDGEWGGEAGGVVGRPWGEPSAEERDPFDDALALANGTAPLRARPGTGPGITTATSAPYAAGAAAATSSVTGGGDAPYTPDDPFSPDDPAATRSGPSRPTDPTPHTGTGSDPCPTPAAVPWHTARRLAARAVPGAPEPETAALGEALGRTLAAPLTALTDLPSFDTSAMDGWAVAGPGPWRLDRPADAPETGPPSGILAGHASTAALLDGHAIPIATGARIPSGATAVLRSEQGEVRELGDGGRRLYAPRPAPPGQDIRPRGQECRRGDQLLPAGCLVTPAVLGLAAAAGYDELTAYRRPRAEVFVLGDELLGHGLPRDGRIRDALGPMLAPWLHALGVEAAAPRPLADDADTLYAALAESTADVVITTGGTASGPVDHVHPTLRRLDAEVLVDGVAVRPGHPMLLARLAPRRHLVGLPGNPLAAVSGLLTLAEPLLRTLAARRPAAPYRAPLAAAVTGHPQDTRLVPVAYRDDERRGLTVLPLRFHGPAMLRGIAAADALAVVPPGGAERGTELELLEFPWSAGWSAGWTPDRSAAGSPYDPTEATGGRA
- a CDS encoding protein kinase domain-containing protein, which encodes MSQDGAQGQFEGRSVGGGRYQLRDLLGAGGMASVHLAYDSVLDREVAIKTLHTELGREQAFRERFRREAQSVAKLTHTNIVSVFDSGEDELDGGMVPYIVMEYVAGQPLRSDLDTDVAQHGAMPTEKALKITGDVLAALEVSHEMGLVHRDIKPGNVMLNKRGVVKVMDFGIARAMQSGVTSMTQTGMVVGTPQYLSPEQALGRGVDARSDLYSVGIMLFELVTGQLPFDADSPLAIAYAHVQEEPPVPSSINSALPPAVDALVARALKKNPNERFPTAEAMRDECLRIVGSGQSGATPLIIGEGPRARTSGASVSSAVFPSATGNPHTPAPPSVQQPYQPTQAAYGPSTSPPPNNGYPTPPPPPNNGYSTPAPGPVPGPAPFQAGGYQPPAYTPPPTAPTMPPTGRPAARKNNSAVIVVSAIVGVIVVTAIAVGIGLSAGGSDDPDSPTSSYSYSSSPTQSVMPEDKTKTVDSTECTKPDSPYSEPKKIYFPFLTYKNLDSVKSCLKAAGWKYKVTEENRGYTAKNTVIETKPASLERWDPKSGETIELTVSTGHY
- a CDS encoding NAD(P)H-quinone oxidoreductase → MRAITIPEPGGPEALVWADVPDPQPAEGEVLIEVAASAVNRADLLQRQGFYDPPPGSSLYPGLECSGRISALGPGVHGWAVGDEVCALLAGGGYAEKVAVPAGQLLPVPAGVDLVTAAALPEVTCTVWSNVFMIAHLRPGETLLVHGGASGIGTMAIQLAKAVGARVAVTAGGPEKLARCAELGADILIDYREQDFVQEIRKATDGKGADVILDIIGAKYLQRNVKALAVSGRLAIIGLQGGVKAELNLAALMAKRAAITGAGLRARPLNEKAAIVAAVREHVWPLIANGQVRPILDRVIPMADAAEAHRVVDASAHVGKVVLTV
- a CDS encoding phosphotransferase, which gives rise to MLRSSVVRTAATPDRDTLGSLLRHYAGAGTPLSCEPVAEGLLNHGYFLATTRGRYFLKHHLDGDRAALTRQHRATYRLAALGLPVAPPVAHTDGRTVTVLDGRCYALHPWVEGRHLGGAALTRDQSRRLGALLGLVHTALEEVMADEPHPPRPPCADAGAAPERTFETIDELLALARGARPRTSFDELAEHRLLERRALLAQQAHRRPAPGAEPPAGWVHGDFHPLNVLYRGTEPTAIVDWDRLGVQPRAEEAVRAAAIFFVRPCGTLDLGKVAAYAGAYRSACGAGAEELAAAVHRVWWERLNDFWMLTWRYQLGDRRTDPQFPAAAALAVWWTREYRAVRNAFTR
- a CDS encoding potassium channel family protein, which encodes MKLPSQDAAAREVPEDRSHRVVLPRAAPKPPLRQVARRLLMALLVLLATVFIVWIDRNEYHDNADSKVDLLDCFYYATVTLSTTGYGDIVPYGDSARLLNILLITPLRVLFLIILVGTTLEVLTERTREQWQLKRWRNALRDHTVIVGFGTKGRSAAQTLCVTGLHRDRIVIVDPSSKVIEAAVADGFAGVVGDATRSDVLLRAEIQRAHQVVIATQRDDTAVLVSLTARQLNKRANIVAAVREEENAPLLRQSGANSVITSASAAGRLLGLSVHSPSAGTVMEDLIQQGSGLDLVERTVVKAEVGKSVRETDDLVVSVLRGHRLLGYDDPEASPLQSTDRLITIVRAAPADAGDPSGKQSTKPTLPGTGVAPMRRADE
- a CDS encoding bacterial proteasome activator family protein, with the translated sequence MDMPMNERSQENPHVLVVGPDGMALGGAGSGGGEDGEESRETPLTDMVEQPAKVMRIGSMIKQLLEEVKAAPLDEASRVRLKEIHSSSVKELEDGLAPELVEELERLSLPFTDESVPTDSELRIAQAQLVGWLEGLFHGIQTALFAQQMAARAQLESMRRALPPGAMPMEGEDGQPGHGGARSGPYL